Part of the Deltaproteobacteria bacterium genome, GTCATCTGGGTCTGGATCGGCTCGGCCTTCCTCATCCTCGGCATGGTCATCGTGATGTGGCCGGATCGCCACCGGAAGAAGCACCTCGGCAGCAGCAGCACCGCCTGACGGTCCTTCCCTCGCACGGACGAAAGACTCCCTCCATGAAGACTCCCATCGCAGCATCGGACCTGCTCGGTGTCCCCGCCCGGGGTGACCGGCAGAAGAAGGCCGGAACGATCTGGATCTGGATCCTCGGCGCCCTCGCCTTCGCCTTCGTCATCGGCTTCGGCCGGGGCACCGACCCGGCGGCCGCCCGGGTCCTCCTGGCGCTGACCGCCGCCACGGCGACCCTCGCCGTCCTCCTCCTCGGGGAGACCTTCGCCTCCCTGCGCGGCAGGCGGGACAGCTCCCTGGCCGAGTCGCTGACGAGCCACGCGGCCCTCGAGGAGGAGAAGAAGCAGATCCTCACCGCGCTCAAGGAGCTCGACTTCGACCGCTCCATGAACAAGATCAACGAGAGCGACTTCCAGGTGCTCCGCACCCGCTACGAGCGCGACGCCCTGCGGGTGCTCAAGGCCATCGACGAGGAGTTCGAGGGCTGGCGCCAGAAGGCCGAGGCCCTGGCCACCGAACACCTCGGCAAGGCCACCGGCGCCGCAGCGAGCCGTGAGCCCCGGAAGGCCGAGACGACCAAGGCCGCCCCGCCGGCGGCCGAGGCTCCGGCGAGCGCAGACTCGACGGGCGTCACCTGCCCGAGCTGCAAGACCTCCAACGACGCCGACTCCAGCTTCTGCAAGAAGTGTGGGAGCCGCCTGCCCCTGCCGGTGGTCTGCGGCTCCTGCGAGACCCGCAACGAGGCGGACGCCGAGTTCTGCACCCGCTGCGGCACCAAGCTCGGTGGAGGTGAGGCATGAAGCCCTCGATCACCCGGCTCCTCCTCCTCTCCCTCCTCCTGCTCCCCCTGGGCGCGCTGGCCCAGCAGGACGGCCCCCTCGAGAAGGTCACCGTGAAGGTGACCCAGGAGGGTGAGCCCGTCGCCGGCCTCGCGCTGCGCCTCATCGGCGAGCCCCCCGGCGGGGGCCAGATCACCTACGGCGAGGGCACCACCGACGCGGCCGGCCTCTTCGTGGTCGACGTGCCCTTCCGCGTGGGCGTGGTCCTCTTCGCCGAGGGCCGCTTCGACGGCGTGAAGTTCACCTCCCCCGAGAAGGCCTTCGCCGGGCAGCCGGGCGCGGGCCTCTCCCTGGAGATGAAGGTCTTCTCCTCCTCCTCTGCCTCGATCGCGGATCTCTCCTTCGGCCCCGACAGCCACGTGCAGCTCGAGAACATGGGCAACCGGCTGGAGATCACCGAGGTCTTCTTCATCCAGAACGCGAGCAAGAGCGCCTTCTCGCCCGAGGGCGGCCTCGCCATCCCCCTGGCCAAGGGCTTCAAGAACGTCACGGGCGTCGGCGGGAACCCCGTCTTCCAGCTCGAGCACGTCGGCGCCTCGGTGCCCGGCCCCTTCATGCCCGGCCAGACCGAGGTGCAGGTGCGCTACGACCTGCCCCTCGACTCCTCGACCGTGCGCTTCGAGCAGAAGGTGGAGGTGCCCTGGAGCACCGCCCGCGCCTTCATGCAGGAGGAGCCCGGCCTCGAGTTCACTGGCCCGCAGGTCGAGCGGCAGGAGCTCCGGGAGAGCAACGGCCGCCAGTGGCGCCTGGCCACCCTGCGCCCGCAGTCCGGCACCCTGAGCTTCACCATCAACAACCTCGAGGTCCGCTCGCAGAAGGGCCGCTGGTACGCCCTGGTCCTCTCGCTCCTGGTGGCCCTGGTCGGCTTCGGCTTCGGGCTGGCGCCGGTGAAGGACGAGCAGCTCGAGAGCGCCGCCCGCAAGGGCCTGCTCCAGGAGCGGGACACCCTCCTCGCCGACCTCGAGGAGCTCGAGCGCGACCGGGCCGAGGGCCGGATCGACGAGGAGGCCTTCACCGAGGACCGGCAGGCGGCCATCGACCAGCTGGCGGCGGTGCTGCGGACCCTGGAGAGCACCTCCGCGGAGCCGCAGGAGCGCCCTTGAGCCACGCGGCGCCGACCTTCGACACGGTCACCTGCGAGAAGGTCGGCCGGGTCTTCGGGCGCACGCGCGCGCTGCAGAACTTCAGCTTCGAGCTGCGCGCCGGCGAGGTCACCGCCCTGGTCGGGACCAACGGGGCCGGGAAGTCGACCCTCCTCGCCATCCTCTCCACCCTCCTCTCCCCCTCCTCGGGGAGCGTGCGCTACGGCGAGCTCTCCTTCCGGGAGGCGGGCGAGCGGGCGCGCGGGTCCATCGGCCTGGTCTCCCATGCCGCGCTGGTCTACCCCCAGCTCTCGGCCCGGGAGAACCTCGACTTCTTCGGCAAGCTGCACCACGTGCCCGAGCGGCGCGCGGCCATCGAGGCGATGCTCCAGAAGGTCGGCCTGATCCAGGCCGCCTGGGATCGCCCGGCCTCGACCTACAGCCGGGGCATGCTGCAGCGCCTGGCCCTGGCCCGGGCCCTGATGACCGACCCGCGCCTCCTGCTCCTCGACGAGCCCTTCACCGGCCTCGACCGCGAGGCCTCCGAGCGCCTCATCGAGATCGTCCGGCAGGCCAAGGCCGCCGGCCGGATCGTCCTGCTGGTCTCCCACGACCTGCAGGTCACCGCCGAGCTCGCCGACCGGACCGTGATCCTCGCCCGGGGCAAGCTGCAGCACGTGGTCGAGGAGCCGGTGAGCGGAGAGCAGCTCTCCGAGCTCTACCGGCAGCACACGGCGGCGGTGAAGGCTCGGGCCAGCGCTTGACGCCGCTCACATCCACCCCCCGGAGCCGGGTGCTAACGATGAATGCTCTGTAACGATTTCCTGGAGGTGGCGTGCCGATGAGCTCCCTTCCCATCCGCTCCGGGCTGCTCCTGATCCTTCCCTTCCTGCTCCTCTCCGGCGGCTGCTTCGGCGCCGTGGACGACTCGGACAGCCGCGACGGCAGCAGCCCGGACGCCTACCTCGAGATCCGCACCGGGGTGGGGGTCGACTACCCGCTGACCGCCAACCCCAGCTCACCCTTCCGTCCCCGGCGCTGGAACGGCACCGTCCACTATTGCCTCACACCCTGATCGCCAGCCGGCCCGGAGCGCCTCCGGGCGGGCTGGACACCCCACCGAGCTTTCGGCGATAGGAGGGCCCCATGGCCATCCTCAGAGAAGCCAGCGCCGTGCTGGCCAAGGACCTGAAGATCGAGCTGCGCTCGGGCGAGCTGCTCATCTCGATGCTGCTCTTCTCGGTCCTGGTGGTCCTGGTCTTCTCCTTCGCCTTCG contains:
- a CDS encoding zinc ribbon domain-containing protein; this encodes MKTPIAASDLLGVPARGDRQKKAGTIWIWILGALAFAFVIGFGRGTDPAAARVLLALTAATATLAVLLLGETFASLRGRRDSSLAESLTSHAALEEEKKQILTALKELDFDRSMNKINESDFQVLRTRYERDALRVLKAIDEEFEGWRQKAEALATEHLGKATGAAASREPRKAETTKAAPPAAEAPASADSTGVTCPSCKTSNDADSSFCKKCGSRLPLPVVCGSCETRNEADAEFCTRCGTKLGGGEA
- a CDS encoding ABC transporter ATP-binding protein; the protein is MSHAAPTFDTVTCEKVGRVFGRTRALQNFSFELRAGEVTALVGTNGAGKSTLLAILSTLLSPSSGSVRYGELSFREAGERARGSIGLVSHAALVYPQLSARENLDFFGKLHHVPERRAAIEAMLQKVGLIQAAWDRPASTYSRGMLQRLALARALMTDPRLLLLDEPFTGLDREASERLIEIVRQAKAAGRIVLLVSHDLQVTAELADRTVILARGKLQHVVEEPVSGEQLSELYRQHTAAVKARASA